The Mytilus trossulus isolate FHL-02 chromosome 3, PNRI_Mtr1.1.1.hap1, whole genome shotgun sequence genome contains a region encoding:
- the LOC134712741 gene encoding uncharacterized protein LOC134712741 isoform X2, whose amino-acid sequence MSQRICSFCGIKVVDHRGPTGIRCPKNISYDFSFDTRNQGQGADAMSLENLSSTPDKSENGALETMAGNVPKTPKQSLDETLSALEQENEKLLEEIKLRELVEKNKTLKKKLKQTDFNVKQKQDQTNKIDLKSLRKDEDLKQKITEKQKGLVSKLFISDDSDSDTESEGEIHFTQTFKTLNYPKFKLKKNKNLSKSGSSRKSSDKAIFHIAWPHEFAGSDDIEFMSLSMPALVRGENYIIHNIEPAEYRDKRAEHLTQLMFYSEQFIWSDVLAFHKDVLREIETGRASWNDNFEFCKARRLHQSHPRFYCSAYNKGSCNKKELHKNTLGLLEEHFCSSCWIKRKTIMNHAAKDCQSQKQFQGNAGRGRGSDYVQNWQHDFPAHR is encoded by the coding sequence ATGTCCCAAAGGATTTGTAGCTTTTGTGGGATCAAAGTTGTTGATCATAGAGGACCAACGGGGATCAGATGTCCAAAGAACATATCTTATGACTTTTCTTTTGATACACGTAATCAGGGACAGGGTGCTGATGCTATGTCTTTAGAAAATCTTTCTTCCACCCCCGATAAAAGTGAAAATGGCGCGCTGGAAACCATGGCGGGTAATGTACCCAAAACCCCGAAACAAAGCCTTGACGAGACTTTGTCAGCTCTAGAACAAGAGAATGAAAAACTTTTAGAAGAAATTAAATTGCGTGAACTTGTCGAAAAGAACAAAACTCTGAAAAAGAAACTTAAGCAAACAGACTTTAACGTGAAACAAAAACAGGACCAAACtaacaaaattgatttaaaatccTTGAGAAAAGACGAAGACTTGAAAcagaaaataacagaaaaacagaaaggATTAGTGAGCAAATTATTCATATCTGATGATTCCGATAGTGATACAGAATCAGAAGGTGAGATTCATTTCACACAAACATTCAAAACACTTAACTATCCTAAATTCAAACtcaaaaagaataaaaaccTTTCAAAATCTGGTTCGTCTAGAAAATCTAGTGATAAGgcaatttttcatatcgcatggcCTCATGAGTTTGCCGGGAGTGACGATATCGAATTCATGTCCTTAAGTATGCCTGCTCTTGTCAGGGgagaaaattacattatacataatattgaACCCGCAGAATATAGAGACAAACGTGCTGAACATCTGACACAGCTTATGTTTTATAGTGAACAATTTATATGGTCTGATGTGCTTGCATTTCACAAAGATGTACTACGAGAAATAGAAACTGGTCGTGCTTCATGGaatgacaattttgaattttgcaaagCACGTCGCTTGCATCAGTCTCATCCTAGGTTTTATTGTTCAGCTTACAACAAAGGTTCATGCAACAAAAAAGAATTACACAAAAATACTCTGGGTTTATTGGAGGAACATTTCTGTAGTTCATGCTGGATTAAACGAAAAACTATAATGAATCATGCTGCTAAAGACTGTCAAAGTCAAAAACAGTTCCAGGGTAATGCAGGTCGAGGTCGAGGTTCAGACTATGTCCAAAATTGGCAACATGACTTTCCTGCACACAGATGA